A window of Rhododendron vialii isolate Sample 1 chromosome 13a, ASM3025357v1 contains these coding sequences:
- the LOC131312655 gene encoding uncharacterized protein LOC131312655 isoform X1 encodes MTVLSSKRVLEDNHTRDPSAITALTLTHKALTDVSCLSEFKNLERLDLSANNLTSLEGLRSCVNLKWLSVVQNKLQSLKGIEGLTKLTVLNAGKNKLKSMDEIRSLISLRALILNDNEIVTLCPLDQMKELNTLVLSRNSISKISGSLNKVKSITKLSLSNCQLQSINSLKSCTELKELRLAHNDIKTLPSELVVNMKLQLLDIGNNSITSWSDLKVLPSLVNLKNLNLQGNPVAEKDKLAKKIRKLAPNLQILNAKPIDKSSKNEKGDRDETVDDYSFTAAKKQGAQKEGKIEQRTTKQNPKHKRMSQTNDDQHDAATDVVIERGLRHKDRKTMGLLEENDTITEKKLNKKLKKVQENEVNVNDNKDIEFTNPFVEKQLKRKKDKASRILEAEAANEIENGTEMEKELKRKSKRAKQTEANVIDDGETPFADLFAITGENSENSAGGLDEKVVQDVSATGGLVTFPVKSKKIKNRAQSSPLQLAPVAEVGLGGQSMWSDE; translated from the exons ATGACAGTGCTGAGCTCCAAGCGGGTCTTGGAGGACAACCATACCCGTGACCCCAGCGCCATCACAGCCCTTACGCTCACCCACAAAGCTCTAACCGAC GTCTCGTGCTTGAGCGAGTTCAAGAACTTGGAGAGGCTCGACCTCAGCGCCAACAATCTAACTTCACTAGAG GGTTTGAGGTCATGTGTCAATTTGAAATGGTTATCAGTTGTACAGAACAAGCTTCAGAGCTTGAAAGGAATTGAAGGCCTTACCAAGCTCACT GTGCTGAATGCTGGCAAAAATAAGCTTAAATCAATGGATGAGATCAGGTCTCTTATTAGCTTACGTGCACTGATTTTGAATG ATAATGAGATCGTTACACTTTGTCCGCTTGACCAAATGAAAGAATTGAACACTCTAG TTCTTTCGAGAAATTCAATCTCTAAAATTAGTGGCTCTCTGAACAAGGTGAAATCAATCACGAAG CTCTCTCTATCTAACTGCCAACTTCAAAGCATCAACTCACTCAAGTCATGCACTGAGTTGAAAGAGCTCCGACTTGCTCACAATGATATCAAG ACTCTTCCATCTGAGTTGGTCGTTAATATGAAACTTCAACTGTTGGACATAGGGAACAATTCAATCACTAGCTGGTCTGACCTGAAG GTGCTGCCTTCGTTGGTTAACCTGAAAAACCTAAATTTGCAAGGCAATCCCGTTGCTGAAAAGGACAAGTTAGCAAAAAAG ATCAGAAAGCTAGCACCAAATTTGCAGATATTAAATGCCAAACCAATCGATAAAAGCTCAAAGAACGAGAAGGGTGACAGAGATGAGACAGTTGATGATTATTCATTTACTGCTGCTAAAAAGCAAGGGGCtcaaaaagaagggaaaatagaGCAAAGAACGACAAAACAGAACCCCAAACATAAGAGGATGAGTCAGACCAACGACGATCAACATGATGCTGCCACGGATGTTGTCATTGAGAGAGGATTGAGGCATAAAGATCGGAAAACCATGGGACTTCTGGAAGAAAATGATACCATCACtgaaaagaaattgaataaaaagttgAAGAAGGTCCAAGAAAATGAAGTCAATGTCAATGACAATAAAGATATTGAATTTACAAATCCTTTCGTCGAGAAACAATTGAAGCGCAAAAAGGATAAAGCAAGTCGAATCCTTGAGGCAGAAGCCGCAAACGAGATTGAGAATGGTACTGAAATGGAGAAggaactaaaaagaaaatcgAAGAGAGCGAAACAAACTGAAGCTAATGTCATTGATGATGGAGAAACTCCATTTGCAGATCTTTTTGCTATTACTGGTGAAAATTCTGAAAACAGTGCCGGAGGGTTGGATGAAAAAGTTGTTCAGGATGTTAGTGCCACTGGTGGCTTAGTTACATTCCCCGTGAAGAGCAAGAAAATCAAGAACAGGGCCCAGAGCTCTCCCCTCCAGTTGGCCCCAGTCGCTGAAGTTGGATTGGGTGGTCAATCTATGTGGAGTGATGAGTAG
- the LOC131312656 gene encoding glucan endo-1,3-beta-glucosidase 11-like isoform X2, whose translation MATFFGRIAFVHSLLIFALFFSGVESLGINYGQVANNLPPPEQVLELLKSYRITKARIYDTNPQILTAFANSGVDLIVTVENEVLSDLMDPQQALQWVGTHIRPYFPATRITGIAVGNELYTGDDTTLMANVVHAMTAIHAALVQLGLDSYIHVSTPSSLAVLAESYPPSAGSFRPELAGVMPQILQFLASTKSPFWINAYPYFAYKDEPNNISLDYVLFNPNVGMVDPYTKLHYDNMLYAQVDAVIFALARMGFGGLEVRVSETGWPSKGDPNEIGATVQNAAVYNRNILRRQLVNEGTPLRPSSRLEIYLFALFNEDLKPGPTSERNFGLFQPDETMVYNVGLSALSATSTSTMSYGSVSLTSSASSHQVAKMGYQSLVYWMFVYLLAFQVVSRRPF comes from the exons atggcaaCATTTTTTGGAAGAATTGCCTTCGTCCATTCTCTTCTTATATTTGCTCTCTTTTTCTCAG GAGTTGAATCCCTTGGCATCAACTACGGTCAAGTTGCCAACAATCTGCCACCACCGGAGCAAGTTCTTGAGCTCTTAAAATCTTATAGGATCACAAAAGCAAGGATTTACGACACCAACCCTCAGATTCTAACGGCATTTGCCAATTCCGGGGTTGACCTCATTGTGACGGTGGAGAACGAGGTCTTGAGCGATTTGATGGACCCACAACAAGCTCTCCAATGGGTCGGGACCCACATAAGGCCCTACTTCCCGGCCACTCGGATCACCGGGATTGCTGTCGGCAACGAGCTCTACACCGGCGACGACACCACCCTGATGGCCAATGTCGTGCACGCGATGACCGCGATCCATGCTGCCCTGGTCCAACTGGGGCTAGACTCGTACATTCACGTCTCCACGCCCAGCTCCCTGGCCGTTCTGGCGGAGTCCTATCCGCCTTCGGCCGGTTCTTTCAGGCCAGAACTCGCCGGGGTCATGCCTCAGATTTTGCAATTCTTGGCATCTACTAAATCACCCTTTTGGATCAATGCGTACCCATATTTTGCTTACAAAGATGAGCCTAACAATATTTCTTTGGACTACGTTTTATTTAACCCTAATGTTGGAATGGTGGACCCCTACACAAAACTGCACTACGACAACATGTTGTATGCCCAAGTGGATGCCGTTATTTTTGCTTTAGCCAGAATGGGCTTTGGTGGGCTGGAAGTCCGGGTTTCGGAAACCGGGTGGCCCTCTAAAGGCGACCCGAACGAAATTGGGGCGACCGTGCAAAACGCGGCGGTTTATAACCGGAATATCTTGAGGAGGCAATTGGTAAATGAAGGGACTCCCTTGAGGCCTAGTTCTAGATTGGAGATTTACTTGTTCGCTTTGTTCAATGAGGATTTGAAGCCTGGGCCCACCTCGGAGAGGAACTTCGGGCTCTTTCAGCCCGACGAAACTATGGTTTACAATGTGGGCCTCTCGGCCTTGTCCGCCACTTCGACGTCGACAATGTCGTACGGCTCCGTTTCTCTCACTTCCTCCGCTAGTTCTCATCAG GTAGCAAAGATGGGATATCAAAGCTTGGTGTATTGGatgtttgtttatttgctgGCCTTCCAAGTAGTCTCAAGAAGACCATTCTAA
- the LOC131312655 gene encoding leucine-rich repeat-containing protein ODA7 isoform X2 has translation MDEIRSLISLRALILNDNEIVTLCPLDQMKELNTLVLSRNSISKISGSLNKVKSITKLSLSNCQLQSINSLKSCTELKELRLAHNDIKTLPSELVVNMKLQLLDIGNNSITSWSDLKVLPSLVNLKNLNLQGNPVAEKDKLAKKIRKLAPNLQILNAKPIDKSSKNEKGDRDETVDDYSFTAAKKQGAQKEGKIEQRTTKQNPKHKRMSQTNDDQHDAATDVVIERGLRHKDRKTMGLLEENDTITEKKLNKKLKKVQENEVNVNDNKDIEFTNPFVEKQLKRKKDKASRILEAEAANEIENGTEMEKELKRKSKRAKQTEANVIDDGETPFADLFAITGENSENSAGGLDEKVVQDVSATGGLVTFPVKSKKIKNRAQSSPLQLAPVAEVGLGGQSMWSDE, from the exons ATGGATGAGATCAGGTCTCTTATTAGCTTACGTGCACTGATTTTGAATG ATAATGAGATCGTTACACTTTGTCCGCTTGACCAAATGAAAGAATTGAACACTCTAG TTCTTTCGAGAAATTCAATCTCTAAAATTAGTGGCTCTCTGAACAAGGTGAAATCAATCACGAAG CTCTCTCTATCTAACTGCCAACTTCAAAGCATCAACTCACTCAAGTCATGCACTGAGTTGAAAGAGCTCCGACTTGCTCACAATGATATCAAG ACTCTTCCATCTGAGTTGGTCGTTAATATGAAACTTCAACTGTTGGACATAGGGAACAATTCAATCACTAGCTGGTCTGACCTGAAG GTGCTGCCTTCGTTGGTTAACCTGAAAAACCTAAATTTGCAAGGCAATCCCGTTGCTGAAAAGGACAAGTTAGCAAAAAAG ATCAGAAAGCTAGCACCAAATTTGCAGATATTAAATGCCAAACCAATCGATAAAAGCTCAAAGAACGAGAAGGGTGACAGAGATGAGACAGTTGATGATTATTCATTTACTGCTGCTAAAAAGCAAGGGGCtcaaaaagaagggaaaatagaGCAAAGAACGACAAAACAGAACCCCAAACATAAGAGGATGAGTCAGACCAACGACGATCAACATGATGCTGCCACGGATGTTGTCATTGAGAGAGGATTGAGGCATAAAGATCGGAAAACCATGGGACTTCTGGAAGAAAATGATACCATCACtgaaaagaaattgaataaaaagttgAAGAAGGTCCAAGAAAATGAAGTCAATGTCAATGACAATAAAGATATTGAATTTACAAATCCTTTCGTCGAGAAACAATTGAAGCGCAAAAAGGATAAAGCAAGTCGAATCCTTGAGGCAGAAGCCGCAAACGAGATTGAGAATGGTACTGAAATGGAGAAggaactaaaaagaaaatcgAAGAGAGCGAAACAAACTGAAGCTAATGTCATTGATGATGGAGAAACTCCATTTGCAGATCTTTTTGCTATTACTGGTGAAAATTCTGAAAACAGTGCCGGAGGGTTGGATGAAAAAGTTGTTCAGGATGTTAGTGCCACTGGTGGCTTAGTTACATTCCCCGTGAAGAGCAAGAAAATCAAGAACAGGGCCCAGAGCTCTCCCCTCCAGTTGGCCCCAGTCGCTGAAGTTGGATTGGGTGGTCAATCTATGTGGAGTGATGAGTAG
- the LOC131312656 gene encoding glucan endo-1,3-beta-glucosidase 11-like isoform X1, producing MATFFGRIAFVHSLLIFALFFSGGVESLGINYGQVANNLPPPEQVLELLKSYRITKARIYDTNPQILTAFANSGVDLIVTVENEVLSDLMDPQQALQWVGTHIRPYFPATRITGIAVGNELYTGDDTTLMANVVHAMTAIHAALVQLGLDSYIHVSTPSSLAVLAESYPPSAGSFRPELAGVMPQILQFLASTKSPFWINAYPYFAYKDEPNNISLDYVLFNPNVGMVDPYTKLHYDNMLYAQVDAVIFALARMGFGGLEVRVSETGWPSKGDPNEIGATVQNAAVYNRNILRRQLVNEGTPLRPSSRLEIYLFALFNEDLKPGPTSERNFGLFQPDETMVYNVGLSALSATSTSTMSYGSVSLTSSASSHQVAKMGYQSLVYWMFVYLLAFQVVSRRPF from the exons atggcaaCATTTTTTGGAAGAATTGCCTTCGTCCATTCTCTTCTTATATTTGCTCTCTTTTTCTCAG GAGGAGTTGAATCCCTTGGCATCAACTACGGTCAAGTTGCCAACAATCTGCCACCACCGGAGCAAGTTCTTGAGCTCTTAAAATCTTATAGGATCACAAAAGCAAGGATTTACGACACCAACCCTCAGATTCTAACGGCATTTGCCAATTCCGGGGTTGACCTCATTGTGACGGTGGAGAACGAGGTCTTGAGCGATTTGATGGACCCACAACAAGCTCTCCAATGGGTCGGGACCCACATAAGGCCCTACTTCCCGGCCACTCGGATCACCGGGATTGCTGTCGGCAACGAGCTCTACACCGGCGACGACACCACCCTGATGGCCAATGTCGTGCACGCGATGACCGCGATCCATGCTGCCCTGGTCCAACTGGGGCTAGACTCGTACATTCACGTCTCCACGCCCAGCTCCCTGGCCGTTCTGGCGGAGTCCTATCCGCCTTCGGCCGGTTCTTTCAGGCCAGAACTCGCCGGGGTCATGCCTCAGATTTTGCAATTCTTGGCATCTACTAAATCACCCTTTTGGATCAATGCGTACCCATATTTTGCTTACAAAGATGAGCCTAACAATATTTCTTTGGACTACGTTTTATTTAACCCTAATGTTGGAATGGTGGACCCCTACACAAAACTGCACTACGACAACATGTTGTATGCCCAAGTGGATGCCGTTATTTTTGCTTTAGCCAGAATGGGCTTTGGTGGGCTGGAAGTCCGGGTTTCGGAAACCGGGTGGCCCTCTAAAGGCGACCCGAACGAAATTGGGGCGACCGTGCAAAACGCGGCGGTTTATAACCGGAATATCTTGAGGAGGCAATTGGTAAATGAAGGGACTCCCTTGAGGCCTAGTTCTAGATTGGAGATTTACTTGTTCGCTTTGTTCAATGAGGATTTGAAGCCTGGGCCCACCTCGGAGAGGAACTTCGGGCTCTTTCAGCCCGACGAAACTATGGTTTACAATGTGGGCCTCTCGGCCTTGTCCGCCACTTCGACGTCGACAATGTCGTACGGCTCCGTTTCTCTCACTTCCTCCGCTAGTTCTCATCAG GTAGCAAAGATGGGATATCAAAGCTTGGTGTATTGGatgtttgtttatttgctgGCCTTCCAAGTAGTCTCAAGAAGACCATTCTAA